The genome window CGAAGGAACAAGATCATAATTATCCATGGCGGTAGGATAATCGCCAATGGCGGTGGGGTCGCCCATGACCACAAACACGTTGCGAATCCCCAGCGCATGCGCCGCCAGCAGGTCACCCTGAACCCGCAGAAGATTTCTGCCTCGCGTAGGGAAATGCAGGACGGTCTCAATGCCAATTTTATCCTGAATCAGGTCGCAGACAGCCCAGGGACTCATGCGCATACGTGCCATGGGAGAGTCGGCAACGTCAATGACATCGGCGCCTGCCTCTGCCAGCAAAGAAGCACCTGCCAGCAATTTGTGAGTGGAAAATCCGCGCGGCGGGTCCATCTCCACAGCAACGACGAATTGCCCCTGTGCCAGTTTCTGCGCCAGTTGGGTAGGATGCTCAGGTTGTTCGGTAACTTCCTGGTGGTTGTTCGAGATGACCAGAATTTGGTCTGAGAGACAGGGACGTGGATTGGTGTGAAGCGCCTGCGCCATGGCTTCAATATGTTTGGGGGTAGTACCACAGCACCCGCCCATCAACGTGGCTCCGGCTTCGCAAAATGCCTGCGCGTACTCGCCGAAGTACTCCGGAGCCGCCGGGTACATGATGCGCCCGCCAACCTGTTCGGGCCAGCCGGCGTTAGGCATGACCGAATATACAGCATCGGGCACTGCCTGACGCATTTGCTTGAGAATGCGCAAAATCTGGTTGGGTCCACCAGAGCAGTTAATCCCAATTACATCCGCGCCGGCTTCGTGAATCCTTCGGGCTACCTTTTCCGGGGAATCGCCCAGCATGGTGCGGTCGTCGCGGGTGAAAGTCATTGAGGCTACAACAGGCAAGTCGGGGTCCACAGCGCGGGCAGCGCGAATGGCTTCAATAACTTCGTAAAGGTCGGTCATGGTTTCAATGATGAGCAGGTCAATGCCAGCATCTGAGAGGGCTTGAATCTGCTCCAGAAAGGCATCATAGGCTTGATCTAACTGTACCCGCCCAAAGGGCGCCAGCCGTACTCCCAGTGGACCAACATCCCCGGCGATTAAGATATCTTTGAAGGAAGCCAAAACCACCCGCTGCGCCAGATCTACCCCTGCCCGGTTGATTTCCGCCACCTGGTTTTCCAGCCCATGTTTTGCCAGTTTGTAGCGATTTGCACCGAAAGTATTGGTCTGGATGATTTGTGAACCTGCGTCAATATATGCCCGGTGGATGTCTGCCACCAGGGCGGGATTGGTAAGATTGAGAGCATCAAAACACTCGCTAAAATCCACGCCTCTCTGATGGAGCAGGGTGCCCATAGCGCCATCTGAAAGAAGTGGACGTTTTTCTTTAAGTAATTCTTTAAACTTCATACAACCTCCCAAAATTTACCGCATTAACTGTTCAATCCGCGATTCCCCTACATTGAAGTACTTTGCCTGCGGGTGGTGCACGATAATCGCCGCAGTGGATTGTTCGGGAATCAGTTGATATGCCGGGCTTAAAGACATCTTCAACGCGCTTTCTGCCGGCAATAACTGGAACACCTTCTGATGATCCGCAAGGTCCGGAATAGCAGGATAGCCCCATGAGTAGCGCTTGCCTTGTTCTGCATCCAGCCCCAATTCCCGGCGGATATGGTTGTGCAGATATGCTGCAGTGGCTTCGGCAGTCTGTACGGCTAACCCGTGGACGTAATAGGCTTCTGTGTAATTGCCTTCTTCCTGGAGGCGTTCAAATTTCTCGGTGGCGCTTTCCCCTACCGTCACCACCTGGAAAGCCACCACATCCATTTGCCCTGACTCGACCGGAGCAAAATAATCTGCCAGGCAGAGTTTTTCCCCTTCGGGTTGGCGTGGGAAAGTAAAGCGCACCAGTTCCACAGGTTTACCTGTGTCCAGCGATTGTGGATTGTAGATGACGAGGTCGTTGCCATCGGACTGAGCCGGGAAGTATCCGTACACTCCCTGGGGCTTCAACCAGCCTTCTTTGAGGGCTTCGCGTTTCATTTGCTCCAATCGCTGGGTAAATTCTGCTTCCAGTTGTTTCCAGGCTTCTCCATGCGTGTTCTTTGCACCCCACGAAAGGCGGAACAATTCATTGATGGAGAGGTGCTGGAACACCAGTTCCAGCGGCATGCTGTGAACCACTTTTGCACCCCAGAAGGGTGCCTGGGGGATGCGGGGTGCGGCTGGAGTTTCGGAACGCTCTATGCCGCTGGAGAGCGAGCGTTCACGAGCAGGGCGCCGTCCCAGTTCAATTTCAGCCTCACGGATGATTTGTTGAACCAGTGTGAGGCGGGTGCCGGCGTCCATCAAGGCATCCATAGTGGATAAGCCCTCAAAGGCATCCTTACAGTAAAAGACACCCGGATCGTAAAAACTGCCGTCTTCGGTTTGCAAAATTCTTCTGCCAAAGTTACGGTTGATGGCTGCTCCACCAATCAACACCGGGAATTTCAACCCGCGGCGGTGCAACTCATTGACAATCAGGGGCATTTGCTTGCTGGTACTTACCAGAAGGGCGCTCAGCCCAATGGCGTCGGCTTTCACCTCGACTGCTTTGGTAATGATGGTCTCTGCGGGCACTTGTTTTCCCAGGTCAATCACCGTGTAGCCGTTGTTGCTGAGAATGGTCTTCACCAGATTTTTCCCGATGTCGTGCACATCGCCATAAACGGTTGCTAGCACCAGTGTGCCTTTGGAAACGCCCTCTTTCTTTTCCAGATACTGTTCCAGATGCGATACTGCTTTTTTCATCACCTCTGCCGATTGCAGGACAAAGGGCAAAATTAACTCGCCTGCACCAAAGCGGTCGCCTACTTCTTTCATCGCAGGCAACAGTACTTCGTTGAGCACCCGCACAGCCGTCTCATGGCGCGATTGCTGGCTGGGACGCTGAAGAATTTCGTCAATATCTGCCTCTACGCCTTCTTTCTGGCGATGCACAATGCGCCAGTGCAGGCGTTCTTCGGCAGTTTTCCCTTCCAGAGCAGAATGCTGAGCAGTGGTTTTTTGTTCTTCTTTCCCATGCGATTCAAAGTATTCAATCAAACGCTGGAGTGCGTCCGGTCGGCGGTTGAAAATCAAGTCCTCGGCAAGTTCTCGCTCTTCAGCAGGGATGTCCGGGTAAGGGGTGATCTGTGCCGGGTTGACAATTGCCATGTCCAGTCCAGCCTGCACACAGTGATACAGCATAACGCTGTTCAGCACGCCGCGCGCGGCGGGTTTCAACCCGAAAGAAACGTTAGACACGCCCAGCGAAGTCAGAACCCCGGGCAGTTCGGCTTTGATGAGCCGGATACCGTCCATGGTCTCCATGGCAGAACGGCTGAACTCCGGATCTCCGGTTGCAAGGGTGAAGGTCAGGGCATCAAAGACTAAATCCTGTGGGCGCAAACCCATTTCATCCACCGCAAGGTGGTAGATTCTGCGGGCAATCTCCAGTTTGCGCTGGGCAGTTTTTGCCATGCCCTGTTCGTCAATGGTCAGGGCGATGACAGCGGCGTTATACATCTTTGCCAGTTGCAGAATACGAGTGGCTTTGGCTGCTCCCGCTTCCAGATTTACTGAGTTAAGCAAACAGCGCCCTGGAGCCGTCTTCAGCGCAATTTCCATGACATCCGGCTCGGTGGTGTCAATCACAAACGGCACCCGCACGGTGGGCGCCAGCGTTTTAATCAAACGGCGCATTAATTCGCCTTCGTCGGAGCGTTCGGTCAGAGCGGTACACAAGTCCAGACCATGGGCGCCAGCCTCGACCTGCTGACGGGCAATTTCCAGCGCGCCTTCAAAATCTTCTGCCAGAATCATCTTTTTGAAGCGGGCGCTTCCCTGGGTATTCAATCGCTCCCCAATCAGGAAAGGCGCTGGTTCCTGGACCATGAGAACGGCTTGGGTCGCTGAAGCCAGTTTGGGCAGGCTGAAGATGGGACGATGAGAGGCTGGATGAGCATCAATTTTTTCTACCAGTTTTCGCAGGTGTTCCGGGGTAGTGCCACAACATCCACCGACAATCCCTACACCAAACCTGTCCACATACTCGCTTAAAGCGGTGGCAAAAGGTTCGGGTTCTAGCGGGTAAACGGCTTGCCCATCCACGTTCAGAGGCAAACCAGCGTTGGGAATACAGGACACGGGTACGGGAGCATGTTCTGCCAGGTAGCGAATAGGCTCGCGCATGTAATCTGGACCGGTGGAGCAGTTCAGTCCAATGGCATCAATGGGCATGCCTTCCAGAATGGCCAGCACAGCGGCGATGTCTGTTCCCAGTAACATTCTACCGGTAGTGTCCAGAGTCACCTGCGCTTGCAAGGGGATCACAATGCCGGTCTCGGTAAAGGCTTGTTGAATACCTGTGATGGCGGCTTTGACTTCCAGAATATCCTGAGAAGTTTCAATCAGGAGAAGATCAACTCCGCCTTCCATTAAACCCCGGGCTTGTTCTCGAAAAACATCCGCCAGTTCATCAAAAGTGATATTGGAAAGTTCTGGATCATTCATCGAGGGTAACTTACCCGAAGGGCCAATCGAACCGGCTACCAAGCGCATTTGGCCGGTTTTGCGGGTATATTCATCTGCCAGACGACGTGCCAGGTTGGCAGCAGCGCGGTTGATATCCAGTACCCGATTTTGCAGTCCATATTCTGCCAGGGTGATGCGGTTGGAGCGGAAAGTATCGGTTTCCAGGACGTCCACACCAGCTTCCAGAAACGACCGGTGTACGGTTTCTACCGCTTGAGGATAAGTGAGGACTAGATAATCATTACAACCAACATATCGCTCTCCACCGAAATGTTCGGCGGTCAGGTTTTGTTTTTGCAGGCTGGTGCCCATCGCGCCATCAAAAATGGCAACACGTTTTTGAATCAGGTCCAGGTATCGGCGATTGGTGTAAATGCGCTTCATAACGTCTCCACAAGTAAAAATGAAACAAAAAACCTCCCTGGAAAGAGAGGCTTATGGTTCAATCCAATTGCCTCATCTTCCAGAAGACCGCTTTTCGCGGTACATCTGCCGGAATTGGCACCGACTGCCTTGCCGGTTGCCGAGGCTTCACAGGGCCGGTCCCTCCACCTCTCTCGATGAGTGGGCAAAATCGCCCGCTAAATTTCGTTCAATCATACCATATTTGATGCAAAAGCGCAAAAATTTTTGCGCACTTTTCATCTGAAAGATATACAATGAGAAAAAGTTTTCCGGAGGAATACAATGAAATTCCTATGGCTTAAACCTTCCACGCGGGCTTACCTGAAAGAAGGCAGAAAAACCAGAGATTTCTCTTTCTTCGACTTAATCCATGGCTATATATATTTGCGTTTCCCTTACCTCTATATCTCTTTAGCCAAAGGGGACCATCCGCTTTCTCGTCGCCTAGCTCCGTTGCTGGGTTTCTTGGGACGTCTGATTGAGGCTCAGGCAAAAAAGAATGGGCAACCTACCGGTTTTGCCGACACCTACCATGGCAAGGTCATGCCGGTGGAAGAAGCAAAGCGCCTGGTGTCCATCAAACAACCTATCCGTGTGGAGAATCTTGAACAGGTTATTCCCTTTACCCGTGCTCGGGACTTAATTCTGGAAAACCCCGATCATATCGCCGTGCTGGATTGTCCCTGTCGGGCTGGCAAGCCTCATCCCTGTCTTCCCCTGGACGTGTGTCTGATTGTAGGAGAACCCTTCGTCAGTTTTGTTCTGGAACATCACCCAAAACGTGCAAGGCGCATTACTTCTGAAGAAGCCATGAAAATCCTGGAAGATGAAGACGAACGCGGGCACGTGCACCATGCCTTTTTCAAGGATGCCATGCTGGGGCGCTTCTATGCCATTTGCAATTGCTGTTCCTGTTGTTGCGGTGCCATGAAAGCCCAGCGTGAAGGCACACCCATGCTGATTTCTTCTGGATTCGTCAGTGTGGTAGATGAAGATAAATGTATTGCTTGTGGAACCTGTGCCGGGGTTTGTCCTTTTGGAGCGATTCAGGTCAACGGGCATGCAGTGATTGTGGCAGAAAGTTGTATGGGGTGTGGAATTTGTGTGAGGCATTGCTCTCAAGGGGCACTTTCCTTGCAACGCGATCCTTCCCGTGGAGAACCGCTGGAGATTCTCCATCTGATAGAGAGCACGCCGTACTCCACCGGTGATTGAGGTTATAATCAATCCTATGAGCACCGTTCCGCACTCTTTTCCGCCGTTTCGTTCCTTTTTATGGGCGAGTGTTCTGCTTGGGCTTTTGGGCTGGGGTGGTTTAGCCATTCTGGTTGTGACCACCTTGCCTACATTGTTCCCGCGATGGATGTTTTTCTACCTCCTTATGTGCGCTTTAAGCGGTTTGGCTTTGCCAGTAGCGTATTTCCTCAACCTGCGTTTCCGCACCAATCCCCCAGCGACAAGTGGCGTGATTCTCCGCGAAGCCATGTGGGTGGGCATTTATGGTTGTCTGATTGCCTGGTTGCAAATCGGACGCATGCTCACCCCTTTGCTGGCTCTTGTGCTGGCGTGTGGTTTTGCAATTGTTGAGGTCCTTTTGAGAATTTATGAAATCAGCCGCTGGCAACCAGAACAGGGAGAGGATGAACCGACTGCGTGAAATTCCTTCTGTGGATGTTCTTTTGCAACACCCCAGGGCAGAGGTTTTGCAGAAAAGGTTTGGACGATCTCTTCTGCTCAATGGGGTACGCTCGGTTTTGGATGATACCCGTCAAGCCCTGTTAAATTCCTCAGAGAGTCCCTCCCTCAGCCCGGAAATTCTCCTCAATCGGGTGGAAAGTCTTTTGGAGCAATGGCTGGCACCTACCCTTGTTCCGGTGATCAATGCCACCGGGGTGATTTTGCATACCAATTTGGGCAGGGCGCCGCTCAGTCTGCCGGCTCTTCGAGCAATGCAAGAGACGGCAGGGGGGTACTGCACGCTGGAATATGATCTGGAACGAGGCGAGCGCGGTTCGCGCACAGTGCATGCTGAAATGCTTTTACGGCGCATCACCGGGGCTGAAGCAGCACTGGTGGTAAACAACAACGCTGCTGCTGTGTTACTGGTATTAACTGCCCTGGCGCGCCGTCGTGGAGTGCTGATTTCCCGTACGCAACTGGTGGAAATTGGTGGTGGCTTTCGTGTTCCTGAGGTCATGGCGCAATCGGGGGCGAAGTTAATCGAGGTGGGCACAACCAATCGGGTGCGCCTGGAAGATTATGAAGATGCCTTGCGCTCTCACCACTCGGTTTCTCTCATCTTGCGAGCTCATCATAGCAATTTCCGCATCATCGGTTTTACTGCGGAACCCTCTTTGAAAGATTTGGCAGATCTGGCACATCGCTATCAACTCCCGCTGGTAGATGATCTGGGCTCGGGGGCTTTGCTGGATACGTCAAAGTATGGCTTGGCTCATGAACCCATGGTACAGGAATCGCTTGCCGATGGTGCAGATGTGGTATGCTTCTCAGGGGATAAATTGTTGGGAGGACCTCAGGCGGGTATCATTGTCGGGAAAAGCGAATGGATTGCACGCCTCAAGAAACATCCCTTGGCACGGGCAGTACGCCCGGATAAACTGACTCTTGCCGCGCTTGCCGCAACGCTGGTGTATTACCTGAAAGAGGAAGCCGAAGAGCAGGTTCCAGTGTGGCGTATGATTACCCAAAAACCTGAGAGGCTCAAGGAACGAGCCCAGGAATGGCAAACCTTTCTAGGGTTTGGAGAAGTCATTCCTTCGCGATCTACTGTTGGGGGCGGAAGTCTACCCGAAGAAACCTTGCCTACTTTTGTGCTTGCCCTGAACGTGCGCAAACCCAATGCTTTCCTTGCCAACTTAAGAAAATGTTCCCCACCCATTATTGCGCGTATTGAAGAAGAACGAGTTGTGTTTGACCCTCGTACAGTTTTACCTGAGCAAGATGGTTTGTTTCTGAATCAGTTAAGCCATATCCTTCAAAATCAGCGACGAAAGGAAGCCTCATCATGAAAAGCGATCTTCATCGTCTTATGGCAGAAAACGAACTGGATGCTATTTGGGTTATTGGTCCCGCTGCTCACAACCCGCCAATGGTTTATCTAACCGGTGGCGGTCACATCACGCAAGCGGATTTGATTCTCAAACGTGGTGAGAAAGGGGTGTTATTCCATGGCCCCATGGAGCGGGATGAAGCCGCCCGAACCGGTTTGATCACCCGCAGTTATTCCAGTTATCCTTTTGCCGAATTCCTCAAAGAAGCCAATCAGGATCGTTTCCGTGCCAGTGTTTTGCGGCTGAAACGAATGCTAGAAGATTTGGGTTTAACCCGGGGTCGGGTGATGCTTTTTGGACAGTATGATGCTGGGGTTGCTTTTGCGCTTTTTGATGCGCTTCAAAAAGAACTTCCAGAGTTATCCATTTTGGGGGATGTGGAAAATAAAGTCTTGCAGCAAGCCATGCTGACCAAAGATCGTGAAGAAGTAGAGCGCATTCGCAGGGTAGGACAAAAAACCGTTGAGGTCATTGATCTCACTGCGGATTACTTGCGTTCGCAAAGGCTGAAAGGCGATGTTCTGGTGGATGCTCAGGGTGAACCCATCACGGTTGGACGGGTCAAACGTTTGATTAACCTGTGGTTGGCCGAGCGTGATCTGGAAAATCCAGAAGGCACCATTTTTGCGATTGGGCGGGATGCGGGGGTACCGCACTCCAGTGGTAAAGCCGAAGACGTGCTCAGAGCCGGACAGACCATCGTGTTTGATATCTTTCCCTGTGAAACCGGGGGTGGATACTTCTTCGATATGACCCGTACCTGGTGTCTTGGGTATGCGCCTGGAGCGGTAGAAAAACTGTACGAGCAAGTCCTTACGGTGTTTCACGCAGTATCTTCCGAAGTTCGCGTACATGGACATTTCCGCGACCTGCAACGCCGTACATGCGAACTTTTCGAAGGTATGGGGCATCCTACTGTGCTGACCCAGCCGCAAACCGAGGTGGGCTATGTCCATAGTTTGGGGCATGGGGTGGGATTAAATATCCACGAAAAACCAGTTTCCGGGTTAATGGCTTCTCCAGAAGATGATGTGCTTTTGCCTGGAAGTGTGGTTACAATAGAACCGGGTTTGTATTACCCTGACCAGAACATGGGAGTTCGCCTGGAGAATACCGTTTACCTTGCCCCCGATGGCAAAATTGAAACCCTGGCAGATTACCCACTGGATCTGGTGTTGAAGTTGAAAGGTTAGTTTTTGAGCATGGAAAAACGTAAAGACCTCTCCAAACAGCCCATTCGCGTGTTGGGCATTGAAACCTCGTGCGATGAGACCGCCGCGGCGGTGGTGGAGGACGGACGCATCCCTCTCTCGAATGTGGTGGCTTCACAGGTGGAATTGCATAAGAAGTATGGAGGGGTCTTTCCTGAAGTGGCTTCACGCCAGCATATTCGCACCATCTATGCGGTGGTGGATGAGGCTTTGCAAAAATCTCACCTCAGCCTGAGAGATCTGGACGCCGTGGCAGTCACGCGAGGACCGGGGTTGGCAGGCTCTCTGGTGGTTGGAATGAATACCGCCAAGGGCATTGCGCTGGCGGGCAATTTGCCCCTGATTGGGGTAAATCATCTGGAGGGTCACCTGTACGCCGCCTGGGTGCGCCGGGATGAGCATGATGATCATCCTGAGCCGCAATTCCCATTGGTGGCGTTGCTGGTCTCTGGCGGGCATACCGAGTTAATCCTGATAACCGACCATTTGCAGTACAAACGTCTGGGGGGCACCCTGGATGATGCCGCGGGAGAAGCCTTTGACAAGGTGGCACGTTTGCTGGGGCTACCCTATCCCGGGGGACCTGCCATTCAGAATGCAGCGTTGCGGGGCAACCCCGATGCCTTTTCTTTCCCGCGTGCCCGATTGGACGGCACCTGGAATTTTTCCTTCAGCGGGTTGAAAACGGCCGTGCTGAGAGTGGTGAGGGAGTTTGAGGAAAAACAACAGTCATTACCGGTAGAAGACCTGGCTGCCAGTTTTCAGGCCGCCGTTGTCGATGTGTTGTTCGCCAAAACTCTTCAAGCCGCGCGGATGTTCAAAGCCCGGGAGATTTTGTTAGCCGGTGGCGTTTCGGCAAATCTGGCTTTGCGCGCCGCTTTTACCGGGCAAAATGAGTTTCGAGTTCACATCCCGGACCTCTCTCTGTGTACCGATAACGCTGTCATGATTGCGGCGGCAGGATATTACCGCTGGCTTCATGAACAGCGCGATCCCCTGGATCTGGATGTCCTGCCTACATGGCAATTGCTTTAATTACAGGTCACGAAATTTGAGGAAATGCATCTAAATGAATGAGCCGAACGTTAAGAAACCTCTCTCCATCCAAGCCTTGAAAGCGGGCAATCGGGAAGAATTTGCCCGGATGGTGGAGCAGTACTCGCCGGGCATTTATCGCCTGGCGTTGAAGATGCTGGGAAACGGGTTGGACGCTGAGGATGTTCTGCAAGAGACTTTCCTGAAAGCCCTGCGCGCTTTACCTAATTTTGAAGAGCGTTCCAGCCTCTCCACCTGGTTGTATCGTATAGCCATGAACGAAGCCTTAATGCTTCTGCGAAAAAAGCGTCCGGAGGCTTTCTCGCTGGAAGATTCAACCACCAATCAGGAAGATGGGGAAAGTATTGAAGAACCACGAGACATTGTGGATTGGTGTTGTTTGCCTGAGAATGAATTGCTCAGTTCAGAAGCCAGGGAATTTTTGAACCGGGCAATTGAACGACTTTCTCCGGCTTTACGGGCGGTGTTTGTCCTGCGAGATTTGCAGGATTTGAGCGTCCGGGAGACTGCCGAGACACTGGGAATCACCGAAACAGCGGTCAAAACCCGGCTTTTACGAGCGCGTTTGAAGTTGCGCGAGGAACTCTCGGCTTACTATGGTCACCGGATGGAGGTGTTGGGATATGACCGAATCGAAAGACTGTGAGCGATTACTGCACTCCCTGGGGGAGTACGTGGAGGGCGAACTCAGTGAGGATCTGTGCGCTGAGATCGAACGGCATTTGCTGGAATGCCATAATTGTCAGGTGGTGGTCAATACCTTGCGGAAAACCATTGAACTATATCACGAAGAGAAAGAACAGGATGTCATGCCCCCTGAGGTCAGCCGTCGCCTGTACATGCGTCTGAACCTTGAAGATTACCTGCGCCCCTGATTTTTGGCTGGATTTCTCTGTGTAACTTTTTCACTCACCGAGCATCTATCTGTTTGTGCATGGAAGAGGTTCACTCATCCCAATCGTCTCAGGTAGAGGATGAAGTCCTCAAGCCAGTCCTGACTTCACTGGATTTTCAAAGGCAAGGGGACTGGGGCTCGACCTGTCCGAAGTGTCATCAAGGCGTACTGGATTATGACGGAATGCTGAACCTGACATGCCCGGTGTGTGGATACCAGGAAGGTGGTTGTTTTACCTGATAAACCAGAAAATTTACGTCCCGTGGGGACAAAAAGGAGAATGAAAAATGGAAAAAATGTTAGATGAAAACATTCGACAACAGGTGCGTGAGTTCTTTGAGGCTTTAGAAAAGCCAGTGCAAATTCTTTTCTTTGGTGCGGATGATAAATCGGTGTGCCAGTACTGCGAGGAAACCCGCCAGTTGCTCAGTGAGGTGTGTGAGTTATCTGATAAGTTAGAACTCAAAGTGTACGATTTGAACGAGAATCGCGAACTGGCGGCTCAATACAAAGTGGATGCTGTTCCGACTTTTGTGATTTTGGGTAAGGATGGGGACACTCTGACCGACTATGGCATTCGCTACAAAGGCATTCCTGCAGGACACGAATTTACCTCGCTGGTCAATTCCATTTTAATTGTGTCCCGCCGCGACTCTGGACTTTCCAAGGAGACGCGTGAATTCCTGAAGACTCTGGACAAACCGGTACACCTGCAGGTGTTTGTCACGCCAACCTGTCCGTACTGCCCGCGCGCGGTGGTGCTGGCGCATCAAATGGCGCTGGAAAGCCCGATGGTGGAAGCCGAGATGGTGGAAGCCATGGAATTCCCGGAACTTTCCGATCAGTATGGCGTATCTGGCGTGCCTCATACTACGATCAACTTCGGGGCTGAGCATATGGTAGGCGCAGCACCCGAGCATATGCTGATTGATCACATTCAGCGGGCGCTTGCGAGAAATTAATTTTTTT of Anaerolinea thermophila UNI-1 contains these proteins:
- a CDS encoding bifunctional homocysteine S-methyltransferase/methylenetetrahydrofolate reductase, producing the protein MKFKELLKEKRPLLSDGAMGTLLHQRGVDFSECFDALNLTNPALVADIHRAYIDAGSQIIQTNTFGANRYKLAKHGLENQVAEINRAGVDLAQRVVLASFKDILIAGDVGPLGVRLAPFGRVQLDQAYDAFLEQIQALSDAGIDLLIIETMTDLYEVIEAIRAARAVDPDLPVVASMTFTRDDRTMLGDSPEKVARRIHEAGADVIGINCSGGPNQILRILKQMRQAVPDAVYSVMPNAGWPEQVGGRIMYPAAPEYFGEYAQAFCEAGATLMGGCCGTTPKHIEAMAQALHTNPRPCLSDQILVISNNHQEVTEQPEHPTQLAQKLAQGQFVVAVEMDPPRGFSTHKLLAGASLLAEAGADVIDVADSPMARMRMSPWAVCDLIQDKIGIETVLHFPTRGRNLLRVQGDLLAAHALGIRNVFVVMGDPTAIGDYPTAMDNYDLVPSGLIQLIKQGFNAGVDHSGADIGQPTSFFVGCALNLNPADPDNEIKNLKRKLRAGADFILTQPIYEIEPAKAFLEQIEVALGGPLPIPLMVGILPLASSRHANFLHQEVPGITIPEEIRVRMEQAGENGAREGIRIAIELAEQIHTIAQGIYIMPAFNRFDYAAEIIEAVKSKEPASR
- the metH gene encoding methionine synthase translates to MKRIYTNRRYLDLIQKRVAIFDGAMGTSLQKQNLTAEHFGGERYVGCNDYLVLTYPQAVETVHRSFLEAGVDVLETDTFRSNRITLAEYGLQNRVLDINRAAANLARRLADEYTRKTGQMRLVAGSIGPSGKLPSMNDPELSNITFDELADVFREQARGLMEGGVDLLLIETSQDILEVKAAITGIQQAFTETGIVIPLQAQVTLDTTGRMLLGTDIAAVLAILEGMPIDAIGLNCSTGPDYMREPIRYLAEHAPVPVSCIPNAGLPLNVDGQAVYPLEPEPFATALSEYVDRFGVGIVGGCCGTTPEHLRKLVEKIDAHPASHRPIFSLPKLASATQAVLMVQEPAPFLIGERLNTQGSARFKKMILAEDFEGALEIARQQVEAGAHGLDLCTALTERSDEGELMRRLIKTLAPTVRVPFVIDTTEPDVMEIALKTAPGRCLLNSVNLEAGAAKATRILQLAKMYNAAVIALTIDEQGMAKTAQRKLEIARRIYHLAVDEMGLRPQDLVFDALTFTLATGDPEFSRSAMETMDGIRLIKAELPGVLTSLGVSNVSFGLKPAARGVLNSVMLYHCVQAGLDMAIVNPAQITPYPDIPAEERELAEDLIFNRRPDALQRLIEYFESHGKEEQKTTAQHSALEGKTAEERLHWRIVHRQKEGVEADIDEILQRPSQQSRHETAVRVLNEVLLPAMKEVGDRFGAGELILPFVLQSAEVMKKAVSHLEQYLEKKEGVSKGTLVLATVYGDVHDIGKNLVKTILSNNGYTVIDLGKQVPAETIITKAVEVKADAIGLSALLVSTSKQMPLIVNELHRRGLKFPVLIGGAAINRNFGRRILQTEDGSFYDPGVFYCKDAFEGLSTMDALMDAGTRLTLVQQIIREAEIELGRRPARERSLSSGIERSETPAAPRIPQAPFWGAKVVHSMPLELVFQHLSINELFRLSWGAKNTHGEAWKQLEAEFTQRLEQMKREALKEGWLKPQGVYGYFPAQSDGNDLVIYNPQSLDTGKPVELVRFTFPRQPEGEKLCLADYFAPVESGQMDVVAFQVVTVGESATEKFERLQEEGNYTEAYYVHGLAVQTAEATAAYLHNHIRRELGLDAEQGKRYSWGYPAIPDLADHQKVFQLLPAESALKMSLSPAYQLIPEQSTAAIIVHHPQAKYFNVGESRIEQLMR
- a CDS encoding 4Fe-4S dicluster domain-containing protein; this translates as MKFLWLKPSTRAYLKEGRKTRDFSFFDLIHGYIYLRFPYLYISLAKGDHPLSRRLAPLLGFLGRLIEAQAKKNGQPTGFADTYHGKVMPVEEAKRLVSIKQPIRVENLEQVIPFTRARDLILENPDHIAVLDCPCRAGKPHPCLPLDVCLIVGEPFVSFVLEHHPKRARRITSEEAMKILEDEDERGHVHHAFFKDAMLGRFYAICNCCSCCCGAMKAQREGTPMLISSGFVSVVDEDKCIACGTCAGVCPFGAIQVNGHAVIVAESCMGCGICVRHCSQGALSLQRDPSRGEPLEILHLIESTPYSTGD
- the selA gene encoding L-seryl-tRNA(Sec) selenium transferase encodes the protein MNRLREIPSVDVLLQHPRAEVLQKRFGRSLLLNGVRSVLDDTRQALLNSSESPSLSPEILLNRVESLLEQWLAPTLVPVINATGVILHTNLGRAPLSLPALRAMQETAGGYCTLEYDLERGERGSRTVHAEMLLRRITGAEAALVVNNNAAAVLLVLTALARRRGVLISRTQLVEIGGGFRVPEVMAQSGAKLIEVGTTNRVRLEDYEDALRSHHSVSLILRAHHSNFRIIGFTAEPSLKDLADLAHRYQLPLVDDLGSGALLDTSKYGLAHEPMVQESLADGADVVCFSGDKLLGGPQAGIIVGKSEWIARLKKHPLARAVRPDKLTLAALAATLVYYLKEEAEEQVPVWRMITQKPERLKERAQEWQTFLGFGEVIPSRSTVGGGSLPEETLPTFVLALNVRKPNAFLANLRKCSPPIIARIEEERVVFDPRTVLPEQDGLFLNQLSHILQNQRRKEASS
- a CDS encoding M24 family metallopeptidase codes for the protein MKSDLHRLMAENELDAIWVIGPAAHNPPMVYLTGGGHITQADLILKRGEKGVLFHGPMERDEAARTGLITRSYSSYPFAEFLKEANQDRFRASVLRLKRMLEDLGLTRGRVMLFGQYDAGVAFALFDALQKELPELSILGDVENKVLQQAMLTKDREEVERIRRVGQKTVEVIDLTADYLRSQRLKGDVLVDAQGEPITVGRVKRLINLWLAERDLENPEGTIFAIGRDAGVPHSSGKAEDVLRAGQTIVFDIFPCETGGGYFFDMTRTWCLGYAPGAVEKLYEQVLTVFHAVSSEVRVHGHFRDLQRRTCELFEGMGHPTVLTQPQTEVGYVHSLGHGVGLNIHEKPVSGLMASPEDDVLLPGSVVTIEPGLYYPDQNMGVRLENTVYLAPDGKIETLADYPLDLVLKLKG
- the tsaD gene encoding tRNA (adenosine(37)-N6)-threonylcarbamoyltransferase complex transferase subunit TsaD, whose amino-acid sequence is MEKRKDLSKQPIRVLGIETSCDETAAAVVEDGRIPLSNVVASQVELHKKYGGVFPEVASRQHIRTIYAVVDEALQKSHLSLRDLDAVAVTRGPGLAGSLVVGMNTAKGIALAGNLPLIGVNHLEGHLYAAWVRRDEHDDHPEPQFPLVALLVSGGHTELILITDHLQYKRLGGTLDDAAGEAFDKVARLLGLPYPGGPAIQNAALRGNPDAFSFPRARLDGTWNFSFSGLKTAVLRVVREFEEKQQSLPVEDLAASFQAAVVDVLFAKTLQAARMFKAREILLAGGVSANLALRAAFTGQNEFRVHIPDLSLCTDNAVMIAAAGYYRWLHEQRDPLDLDVLPTWQLL